The following are encoded together in the Lathyrus oleraceus cultivar Zhongwan6 chromosome 3, CAAS_Psat_ZW6_1.0, whole genome shotgun sequence genome:
- the LOC127130102 gene encoding uncharacterized protein LOC127130102, translating to MMSELSDLPDCVISHIFSKLSLKSLVKTSALSKQWYHEWGLRKDLNFDLHNMFDYNPFPKFPITLTLYQELQSLFATRMGNFMQNNNGDMIRSIRINFPLNAHHTHVINGLIHKGVVKGANRIELLFAHHCQECPPYEFVFPFLSCTNSVTYLHLQNCRIAAPMEFSGFKNLTTLVLQLLPVDQNILQPLFFNCIYLQNLTLNQCTFRSDLTITSPTLLHFNINCGHVIGDMKTNIRIIASNLLSMEYSSYFRPRHTLKFNSPMLSKFSYSCRSNSNLVDFSAFKNMTTIVLDRLLGCLQTDVITHLFSKCLLLEHVTFNNCKFTCDLKIRSATLLHLSIVDCYKNLCCYDFSDKLDIDALNLSSFEYRSHTVMRPVISLAAPKLFKVFWDAGFRKRNVSHFAKIARLHLIQNLTMNMSFSQIPKLTKDLVRFQNLKQLKLFIVGAYNPKMDYFWILDIAMASQHLQKLSLTIRNGHTGRSHMVGSERQRREYAKFFHNELKYVELHGCVCSINVIELASHLLRSATLLKQITFSSRRNFYRGAGRWSKDPDNCCWFQHDLIHQHLKHEVNQQCHLIIF from the exons ATGATGAGTGAGTTGTCTGATTTGCCTGATTGTGTTATATCGCATATCTTTTCCAAGTTAAGTCTGAAAAGTTTGGTAAAAACTAGTGCTTTGTCCAAACAATGGTATCACGAATGGGGATTAAGGAAGGACCTCAATTTTGATCTACATAACATGTTTGACTATAATCCATTTCCAAAGTTCCCAATAACCCTTACACTCTATCAAGAGCTTCAATCTCTGTTTGCTACAAGAATGGGTAATTTCATGCAGAA caacaatggtgACATGATCCGTTCTATCAGAATAAATTTTCCATTAAATGCCCATCATACTCATGTCATTAATGGATTGATTCACAAAGGAGTTGTCAAGGGTGCCAATCGTATCGAGTTGCTATTCGCACATCATTGTCAAGAGTGCCCACCATACGAATTTGTATTTCCTTTCTTATCTTGCACTAATTCTGTCACATATCTGCACCTACAGAACTGCCGCATTGCAGCACCTATGGAATTTTCTGGGTTCAAGAATTTGACAACTCTTGTGTTGCAACTACTTCCTGTGGACCAGAATATACTTCAGCCTCTCTTTTTTAACTGCATCTATCTTCAGAATCTCACTCTTAATCAATGTACCTTCAGATCTGACTTAACAATAACTAGTCCAACATTGCTTCATTTCAACATTAACTGCGGCCATGTCATAGGTGATATGAAGACTAATATTCGTATCATTGCATCAAATCTCTTATCTATGGAATATTCTTCCTACTTTCGCCCTAGACATACACTCAAGTTTAACTCTCCAATGTTATCCAAGTTTAGCTACTCATGTCGTAGCAATTCTAATCTTGTTGATTTTTCTGCATTCAAAAATATGACAACAATTGTGTTGGATCGACTTCTTGGTTGTCTCCAAACTGATGTCATCACTCATTTGTTTTCTAAATGTCTCCTACTTGAACATGTCACCTTTAACAACTGCAAGTTCACTTGTGATTTGAAAATTAGGAGTGCAACCTTGCTTCATTTGAGCATTGTTGACTGTTATAAGAATCTTTGTTGTTATGATTTTTCTGATAAGTTAGACATTGATGCTTTGAATCTCTCATCATTTGAATATAGAAGTCACACTGTCATGAGGCCTGTAATCTCTCTTGCAGCTCCAAAGTTATTCAAGGTTTTTTGGGATGCAGGTTTCAGAAAGAGAAATGTATCCCACTTTGCTAAAATTGCAAGGTTACATCTGATTCAGAATTTAACTATGAATATGAGCTTTTCACAG ATACCCAAGTTAACAAAGGATTTGGTTCGATTTCAAAATCTTAAACAATTGAAATTATTTATTGTCGGAGCATATAATCCTAAAATGGATTACTTTTGGATTTTAGATATTGCAATGGCTTCTCAGCATCTCCAAAAACTTTCTCTAACA ATTAGAAATGGACATACAGGAAGATCACATATGGTTGGATCTGAGAGACAAAGAAGAGAATATGCCAAGTTTTTTCACAATGAGTTAAAATATGTGGAGTTACATGGTTGTGTTTGCTCCATAAATGTAATTGAGTTGGCTAGTCATCTATTGAGGAGTGCAACTTTGCTTAAGCAAATTACTTTCAGTTCTCGTCGCAATTTCTATAGAGGTGCTGGAAGATGGAGTAAGGATCCCGATAATTGTTGTTGGTTTCAACACGATCTTATTCATCAGCATCTTAAACATGAAGTAAATCAACAATGTCACCTCATCATTTTCTAG